CGTCTGACGTAAAGAGCGCCAATACCCTTGGGCCCATAGACTTTGTGGGCAGTCATTGACATTAAATCAATGTGCATCGCCTCCACATTCAGAGGTATTTTGCCAATAGCTTGAGCAGCATCAGTGTGGAATAGTACCTGATGCTTGTGACAAATTGCCCCAATTTCTGCTAAAGGCTGTATGACACCAATTTCATTATTAGCTGCCATTACGGAAACTAAAATTGTGTCGGGACGGATAGCTTTTTCCAGTTGTTCTAAATTAATCAATCCATCACTTTCAACTGGGAGAAAAGTAATTTCAAAGCCAAGAGTTTGCAAATATTTACAAGGGTCCAGAACCGCCTTATGCTCGGTTGCCACTGTAATGATGTGTCGCCCTTTGCTAAAATTAGCTTCCGCCACACCTTTAATAGCTAAATTGTTCGCTTCCGTCGCGCCGCTAGTAAAAATAATTTCTTCTGGCGTAGCGTGTATCGCTTGTGCTAAAACTTCCCTTGATTGTTTGACAGCAGCTTCAGCTTCCCAACCGTAGGAATGGCTCACGCTGGCGGGGTTGCCGAAATGCTGGGTGAAGTAAGGCATCATGGCGGCAAGTACGCGATCGTCTAGGGGCGTTGTGGAGTGACAATCGAGATAAATAGGGCGTACAGTCATACCAATTTGGGATTTAGGATTTGAGATTTGGCGGCGGTCGGAGTTTCGGAAACTCCGATGATTGGTTTGCATCAAACTATCAGGTATATTCACTTCTCGATCGCTCCCCTTGTATGCTCCCTGAAGATGTGTAGCTTCACCAAATCAAAATGGTGTCAATGGGTGCCTCCAATGAGTCACAATTCTATTTTGGCAAAATTGTAAGTTGAGAAATTAAAGATACGATAGCGATAAGCAAAAGACTTGATGAAGTTCCTCTGACTGTAATACTTCAAAGATAGAGCGAAACTACAAGAACAGTTGCATCTGAGCGATCGCCACTACCAACTGGGACTACAAGATGGGAATATTGTTGTAATAACTATCAGATATCGCATCCAGCAAATTGGCACTGAGTTAATTAGACTTCTAAGAGGATGTCTCAAAAGTAAAAAAGCTCTCATAACTATACCCTGTCAATAGCAAAATGTTGATTCGACAGCGTGAAGAGAGCAATGTCTCAATCCTATCCCAGTGACTTAACCGACGAGCAGTGGGAACTGCTCTCAGGGCTGATTCCTAGAGCCAAAGTAGGTAGGCGTCCCCGAAGTGTTGATATGCAAGCTGTGGTGAACGGTATCCTCTATATCTTGTGTGCTGGTTGCGCGTGGCGGATGCTACCCCACGACGCAACCCGCATGGAAAACGGTTTATCACTATTTTCGGCAATGGCGTATT
This genomic interval from Funiculus sociatus GB2-C1 contains the following:
- a CDS encoding cysteine desulfurase family protein gives rise to the protein MTVRPIYLDCHSTTPLDDRVLAAMMPYFTQHFGNPASVSHSYGWEAEAAVKQSREVLAQAIHATPEEIIFTSGATEANNLAIKGVAEANFSKGRHIITVATEHKAVLDPCKYLQTLGFEITFLPVESDGLINLEQLEKAIRPDTILVSVMAANNEIGVIQPLAEIGAICHKHQVLFHTDAAQAIGKIPLNVEAMHIDLMSMTAHKVYGPKGIGALYVRRRNPRVQIAPQLHGGGHERGMRSGTLYTPQIVGFAQAVELAQVNMVSETKRLIQLRDRLWQQLSQVEKIHLNGHPKERLPGNLNISVEGVDGAALLLGLQPVVAVSSGSACTAANVSASHVLTALGRSEQLAYASVRFGIGRFNTASEIEAVAKHAIATIFSLRKQTQ
- a CDS encoding transposase, whose amino-acid sequence is MSQSYPSDLTDEQWELLSGLIPRAKVGRRPRSVDMQAVVNGILYILCAGCAWRMLPHDATRMENGLSLFSAMAY